The genomic window aatagatataatagatagaggtataaaatatagacataatagatataatagatataggtgtaaaatagagacataatagatataatagatacaggtataaaatatagacataatagatatgatagatataggcacaaaacatagacataatagatacgttagatataggtataaaatatagacataatcgatatagatatcaaatatagatataataggtataatagatataagtataaaatatagatataatagataaatagatagaggtataaatatagatataatagaaatatgtataaaatatagatataatggatataatagatataggtataaaatatagacataatggatacaatagagacagaatatatataatagatataggtataaaatacagacatcatagatataatagatagagaaataaaatatagacaaaattgatataatagatagaggtaaaaaatatagacatcatagatataatagaggtataaaatatagacctaaaagatataagtgatagaggtataaattatagacataatagatattatagatagagttataaaatgtagacataatagatttaacagatataggtataaaatatacacataatagatatcggtataaaatatagacataatagatttaatagatatagttataaaacatagacataatagatataatagatatagatataaaataaaaacataataaatataataggtataggtatgaaatatagacataatagatataatagatatgtctataagatatagacataatagatataatagatatgtctataaaatatagacataagcttcttctccgagaaaacaccaaatggcggatgacgccagtgcagcggggtggtccggaggccctggtggccctgagatggggaaccgcggtgtcttccgcggaggtttcggcagtggcatccggggcgGGGTCTTGGCCgtggacggggtcggggccgaggccgcggagctcgcggaggcaaggccgaggatgaggagtggatgcccgtcaccaagctgggccgcttggtcaaggacatgaagatcaagtccctggaggagatctacctcttctctctgcccattaaggaatctgagatcattgactttttcttgggggcctctctcaaagatgaggttttgaagattatgccggtgcagaagcagacccgtgctggtcagcgcaccaggttcaaggcgtttgttgctatcggggactacaatggccacgtcggcctgggtgttaagtgctccaaagaggtggccaccgccatccgtggggccatcatcctgaccaaactctccattgtcccggtgcgcagaggctactgggggaacaagatcggcaagccccacaccgtcccttgcaaggtgacaggccgctgtggctctgtgctggtgcgcctcatccctgcacccaggggcactggcatcgtctcagcgcctgtgcccaagaagctgctcatgatggctggtattgatgactgctacacctcagcccggggctgcactgccaccctgggcaacttcgccaaggccacctttgatgccatctctaagacctacagctacctgacccctgacctgtggaaggagactgtctttaccaagtctacctatcaggaattcactgaccaccttgtcaagacccacaccagagtccccgtgcagcggacccaggctccagctgtggctacaacataggctttttatacaagaaaaataaagtgaattaagcctgttaaaaaaaaaaagatatagacataatagatacaatagatataggtataaaatatagacagatacaatagatatagatataagatataaacataatagatataggtataaaatatagacatattagatataattactataggtataaaatatagacataatagatataatagatataggtataaaatatagacatcatagatatagatataaaatatagacaaaatagatttaaaagatatcggtataaaatatagacataatagatttcatagatatagttataaaacatagacataatggatataatagatataggtataaaatatagacataatagataaaatatacgtataaaatatagacataatagatataggtattaaatatagacataatagaaataaggataaaatatagacataatagatataatagatataggtatcaaatatagacataataattataatagatataggtataaaataatagatataggtacaaagtatagacataatggttataatagatataggtatgaaatatagacataatagatataataggtatgggtttaaaataaagacgtaattgatataatagatataggtattagatatagacataatagatataatagatataggtataaaatatagacataataaatttaatagatatagatataaaacattgatataatagatgtaatagatataggtataaaatacagacatagtagatataatagatattggtataaaatatagacataatagatagataaagatataaatatagacataataggtataatagatatagggataaaatatggatataaatagatataatataggtataaaatatagacagagtagatataatagatataggaacgaaatatagacataatagatataatagatataggtataaaatatagacagagtagatataataagatataggtatataa from Rhinopithecus roxellana isolate Shanxi Qingling unplaced genomic scaffold, ASM756505v1 contig975, whole genome shotgun sequence includes these protein-coding regions:
- the LOC115896241 gene encoding 40S ribosomal protein S2-like, which produces MTPVQRGGPEGRGARGGKAEDEEWMPVTKLGRLVKDMKIKSLEEIYLFSLPIKESEIIDFFLGASLKDEVLKIMPVQKQTRAGQRTRFKAFVAIGDYNGHVGLGVKCSKEVATAIRGAIILTKLSIVPVRRGYWGNKIGKPHTVPCKVTGRCGSVLVRLIPAPRGTGIVSAPVPKKLLMMAGIDDCYTSARGCTATLGNFAKATFDAISKTYSYLTPDLWKETVFTKSTYQEFTDHLVKTHTRVPVQRTQAPAVATT